A single window of Vigna radiata var. radiata cultivar VC1973A chromosome 4, Vradiata_ver6, whole genome shotgun sequence DNA harbors:
- the LOC106759600 gene encoding CBL-interacting serine/threonine-protein kinase 14, translated as MREPHNITTTNDDVPSGVVLFGKYELKRLLGVGAFGKVYHATTAGTRQSVAVKAVSKSKVLNGGFAANVEREISIMRRLHHSNIIDLFEVLATKTKIYFVMEFAAGGELFHAVARKGRLEEDAARFYFRQLISALKHCHSLGVFHRDLKLDNLLLDENGNLKVSDFGLSAVTGQIRPDGLLHTICGTPTYVAPEILLKRGYDGAKVDLWSCGVVLFALTAGYLPFNDCNVTVLFRKIYRGQFRFPRWMSSDLRYLLSRLLDTNPETRITIDEIYQDTWFNAGEDQYEPVRVKESECVCGESRTGFKSLNAFDLISFSTGLDMSGLFEDPNGSDSVERVVSAVEPENIIERVEATAEEEKVVLKRERNGGGAKLEGQDGNLIGLVVVYRLTEELVVVEMKRSEKGGESGAKFWKDKLRPLLIELAGERETPVSGDFCNI; from the coding sequence ATGAGAGAACCGCACAACATAACAACCACCAACGACGACGTCCCGTCTGGCGTCGTTTTGTTCGGGAAGTACGAGTTGAAGAGGTTACTGGGAGTCGGCGCGTTTGGCAAGGTGTACCACGCCACCACTGCCGGCACGCGCCAGAGCGTGGCGGTGAAGGCCGTCAGCAAAAGCAAGGTCTTAAACGGAGGTTTTGCTGCCAACGTCGAACGTGAGATCTCTATCATGCGCCGCCTCCACCACTCCAACATCATTGACCTCTTCGAAGTACTCGCAACGAAGACCAAAATCTACTTCGTCATGGAGTTTGCCGCCGGCGGCGAGCTCTTCCACGCGGTAGCCAGAAAGGGGCGCCTCGAGGAGGACGCCGCCAGGTTTTACTTCCGGCAACTCATCTCCGCCTTGAAACACTGTCACTCGCTCGGCGTGTTCCACCGCGACCTCAAGCTCGATAATCTGCTGCTCGACGAGAACGGGAATTTGAAAGTCTCCGATTTTGGGTTGAGTGCGGTCACGGGTCAGATCCGACCCGACGGGTTGTTACACACTATTTGTGGAACCCCTACCTATGTGGCACCCGAGATTCTGTTGAAGAGAGGCTATGATGGTGCGAAAGTGGATCTGTGGTCGTGCGGCGTCGTTTTGTTTGCGCTCACTGCAGGTTATTTACCATTCAATGATTGCAACGTCACCGTTTTATTCAGAAAGATTTACCGCGGTCAATTCCGGTTCCCTAGGTGGATGTCCAGTGATCTGAGGTACCTCTTATCACGCTTGCTTGACACAAATCCCGAAACCAGGATTACCATTGATGAAATCTATCAAGACACGTGGTTCAACGCGGGTGAGGACCAGTACGAACCGGTTCGGGTCAAGGAGAGTGAATGCGTATGCGGGGAGAGCCGAACCGGGTTCAAGTCGCTGAACGCGTTCGACTTAATTTCTTTTTCGACAGGTTTGGACATGTCGGGTCTTTTCGAGGACCCGAACGGGTCGGATTCGGTGGAACGGGTTGTTTCTGCCGTGGAGCCGGAGAATATTATAGAGAGAGTAGAGGCGACAGCGGAGGAGGAGAAGGTGGTACTAAAGAGGGAGAGAAACGGTGGTGGAGCGAAGTTGGAAGGGCAGGACGGTAATTTGATAGGTCTCGTAGTAGTTTACCGGTTAACGGAAGAGCTTGTAGTGGTTGAAATGAAGAGAAGTGAGAAGGGAGGGGAATCTGGCGCGAAGTTTTGGAAAGATAAACTGCGCCCTCTGCTTATTGAATTGGCAGGTGAGCGGGAAACGCCGGTTTCCGGTGACTTTTGTAACATATAG